DNA sequence from the Excalfactoria chinensis isolate bCotChi1 chromosome 2, bCotChi1.hap2, whole genome shotgun sequence genome:
AGGGATTGAATACGAATTTTCCAAATACCAGGAGAGCTGCCCTACCCactttctctctgctgtctgcactgctgcacaTGTGACTGTGATTGCTCACTGctcaagacagccagcatgggcACCAGCAGCAGTTCAGCTACAACACAGAATGTAGCACAGGCAGAAAAGCTGACCTGagatataaataaaatagcCCATGGGAGAACCACGCTGCCACAGCTAGACTGCTAACAGCTCCAGCAACACACGGCTGAAAGCTAGTTGATTATGCACAGTTATGCTGGGGGTGCAATGAAGAGTATCTTATCTTCAGGACACCTTCCAGCAACGGACTGCATAGATTTACAAAGAGCTGTACGACaatgtaatttttaaatgtGCTGTCAGCTTGCagcatttacttttattatgGTAAGAAGCAGAAAAGCCCCCTTCTGAGCCATCACAGATGTGACTGCAGAACAGCTACTCAGTGCTTCCCCCTGAAGTTGTCCACTCAGAAATTCCATCACCTACAAATAAGCTCAGGCCTAAGTTGGAAGGACCGAAAGCCACAGTTACAGTTTGCTCTCAAAAAGAGCAGGAGTGATCCAGAACATCACAGTCCTCATTCATTGCAACAGGAGGGAAGTTGTTAGGCAAAATACTTCCTTTTAGTTAACAGATGCAACTGAGTACCAGTTTGTTTTATGGTATCAACGCTACAGTAACCTCTCTCCATAAAGCCTTGAGAGACTCCAGTCACAGTTATGCTCTGTTGATTTGCACAGTTATCTATAGTTCACGTCAGCTTTCCAGTTTTCTAGCCAAGAAGAAGAGTTCTCCAGCTTGCTTCTCTAATTACATTATTCAATACAAAAAATTAAGCTCCAAAAAgcaacatttgttttttaaacagaaaaattccacacacatttttttccctccccaaaaGACATTTTGGAACAACTTCTGTAAATGTGGGTAAGATGAATCCATAGAGATCCTTACCTAATATCTCTGCAGCTTCCAAGTGCCGCTCGGGATGTACCTGTGCTGtgaaagcaaacactgctggGGATGTCAGCACCACAGAAAGGCCATGTGGCTGGAAagtaaatgaatatatatataaacattatatatatataatatataaacatatatatgtgtgtgtgtgtgtatatatatatatatatgaaaacacATCAATAGCACGTCTTTTTGCATTTTCAATGTGCTTTGGCACTCATTAATGTGAGCTAACAGGGAAtataataagaaaacaaaaatgaatcaaGCTTTACCACTAAAGAGTGATCCACATTATAATCCTTTGGTTTATAAGTTTTCACCAAACCAGAAATAGGGTAAGACATTCCGTGGCTggaaagagaacagagagaaagagattaaGGGCGACTTGCCTGGTATTTGGAAATTGTATGTTTGGTCTCCTGTGCAGTCAGCCTTTTGTATGCAAGTCTCTTAAACACAGACATGCAAAAAGTATTTAGGCACAGATATGGTAAGGACACCAGGTACAGACAACCCTCATTCTCTGCACCTTAGCAGCCCAGCTGTAAAAACAGCAAGAGCAGCAGCCCCTTGCTTTGTGGGTGTGAAGTTCTTGTATTACTCCACTGACTCGATGAAAAGATGCTCAGATGCTAAAGTAATGCAAACACACCAAAAATAACAAACTCTACACCCACACCTGATCACGCTgcatgagaaaaataaactatGTTGTTAAAATATATCTAAAGAGTGGACTTGCTCaaccaaaataaatgaaaagaaaggctcTTAATAATTCAGGCTTCAGCTTTGCTTGTCCGAAATTTTTATCCATACGAAACTAGTTTGCATTACAATATTACTACAGCACATTTCAACCTGCAGAACGCCTGCTCCCATGGGCAAACTCTGCCAATTACAGCAGTTCAGGAATGGCACAAGACTACTTCAGTGTTGCCTGACTGCTGAGCAGCTGACACAGAATTCAACATTTAAGCTGTCCTTGATTCTTTTTCCCTAAACATAGTTTTTACTTTTCTGGTCAGGAAAGGTAAAGAGAACCGTGTTTTGGAAATCTCACAAGCCAGAATACACAACCTTCATACGCGTACATGTCAAGAACTGTTAGCGTCTCACAAGATATGACTCTtggctgtttagcctgagggaaaggaggctgaggggagacctcttccagtacctgaaaggtgctttcagtgagagtggggcaggtctcttctcactggtgacaagtgacagaatgaggggaaatggcctcaagttgcgccaaggtaagtttaggttggatgttaggaaacacttctttacagaaagggtggttaggtactggaataggctccccagggaggtggttgaatcgccatccctggatgtgtttaagagccgtttggatgtggtactcagggatatgatttagtggagggttgttagagttagggtactggttaggctgcggttggacttgatgatcttcaaggtcttttccaacctgggtaattctatgattctatgattctatgactctccCTGAGATAAGCAGCAACACACTACAGTGTCTTATCATATACCctagaaaaaaaggcagcaatgTCTGTGAAGGGATTAACAGTTCCTGTACTTACCAGAGATGAACGCCAGCGTTGCCAAAGCCAATACCAGCAAAAGCACTTGCAAGGTGCATGTTGGCTCTTGCTTCACGGTCTTCAGGGTTTCTGATGGCTCTGCACACCATGGAGACAATGGTACCAGTGAATTCCCATATGGAGTAGAAAATCAgggcagagaagggaaaaatggtTTCTTTACAGATTTACAAAATATCTCCCAGAtaagctgagaaaacaaaaaaatgctggCAGTGGGATCAGTTTGTCACTTCAGCCAAAGAGCAATCCTGATCAGAAGATCAAACTGTCTTTCCTTTCACTTTGCCAAAAACTGAGTAAATAGGGTTAAACGAGCTGTATCCAGTTTAGTGGTGGTTTCAACAGCTCTGTCAAAGAATTCAGACAACCCCATGTGCAGCTCCAGGCCCATCTCAGTAGGTGCTGTTCTGAACCCTACCATCCATCAAGCTTCCTTGCCTTCCCCACACCAGGCTGCTTGTACAGGTTAACAGCATGGATAAAAAGTCTCGGGAATAGATTCCAtagaacaacagaaaacatttagagTGGCCAGGTACTGTAAAAGTCTTTAACAAAGTAACATATTGACCTTCAGCATAAACTTACATTGTATAGAAAAGTTTTAAACAGACCAAAACTTTACTGGAAATGATCAAATCCAATTTCCAGTTAAGCTAAAACTTAATTTAAACTGAAGGCATTGAGTAGTTTTCAGTAAAAGCATAACTTTGCACATTTTTACATGACTGTGGTTTTCTTGTCGATGGATGCATCTGTGCACTAATTTACACTGAGAGCCATGAAAACGACACCAGTGTTATGTCTCATTTGTTACGTATTCCCCTTACAAAGTCAAAGAGGATTCTTCAAAAACACATGATTTGTTCTCTCATTAACTGAGTGACAAGAAATACTTGTTTATTGAGCACTTCTAAAATAGATCCAGAGGAGCATTTAAAAGCTACCTCTACTGGAGTAATCCTAATTCAGGAGAAATTCAAGGTAGGAAATGTAGGCTTAATCCATTACTTCAAACTAAAATTCAAGCTTTCCTCTTTGAGCACTGAAGACTAAATATTCCGTGAGGAGGGATGGCTGTTAAAGGTATTACCTTTTCAAATACTTAGCTACGATGCGTAGAGCATGAAGAGCCCAGACATCACTGATGGGGTTGCTGCCTTGGTAAGCTGGTCTGTTGATTGGATTTGAAGGGCAGGGACTGCGCATCTTGTATGGAAGAGCCGTGTATGATTCAAGAGCGTGGCTAAAAGAAAGATTAAACAGTGAATTATTTAAGTGGGAGAGCCACAGTCTCATCTCCCAGATAGTCATATATCTGGTTACATGAAGTGGGGTCATTGCCTACACTGCTACACTTAGATGTACGAACTACAGACAGAACATCtttatttacaaagaaatgcTGCTAGACATTGTGGCTCAGAACAACTCACCAAGCTTGAGAAGTCACACGGTTTCCTTATGCATCTATTACCCTAATGCATGCAGCACCCAGAAGCAAGGCAACTTCTGACTCCCAGAACATATACTTCTGTGTATTTTGAGCAGTTAAAAGCTGTAGGTTAAAGCTGGTTTTCTGACAAgtgaaaagcacattttaattaAGAGGAAAGTATAACAGAGGTCACATTAATaagaagaagagaggaagaaaaaagatcattttCTACCCCTTAAGCACACCTTTTTCTACAACCATTGCAGCAAAAATAGAAAGCTGCAATAAAATCAAGCAGTAGCCTGCACAGAAAACTCACCAAAGCACATCAAAGCCACTGTTGGCCACTATTCGCTCAGGCATAGACAGTGTGTGCAAAGGATCAATGATGCCCAGTGTAGGCTTGATGGCTCTTGAAGCAATACCTGCAGTATATTTAAGGGAAATGACTTAAAGGGTTTTTACAACAAAACAAGACCACTAAAGTTTAACGTTCAATGCATACAAATAAAGAAGGGAAATGATTTGAAAATACAcagggaaaagcaaagggagaaaagggagcAAGACCTATGAATCTAAATCTGACTGAAGTCCCCATAAGAGACTGCTGCCCGAAGTAAATTACACCAGGCAGTGTTTTCTGCCACCTTCCTTGAGTAAACTGtacttttaaaacatctgtGCTGAATGGCACTTGCAGCATCGCTCTTACATTTGTATCTCTTGTGAACAGCTCTAGGAATCAGAGGAAGACTGGTTTGTTTCCACCATAAACTGATATTTATTGTACCTTCAATCTTTAATCTCTGCCTTCATATCATGGCTAAGGTGACAGAGAAGCAGCTTAGAGAGTGAGAGAGCcatgcagacagacagactgaCCGACTGTATATGGATTACAGAACTCTGAGCTACAGTCACAGCTTCTTAGCACACACGTTTGGGTCCCAAACACTGCCGACACAGCATATAAAATCCacatgttttgaaataaaacctCAAAATAGATGTGAAGCTTAAGATGACATTTTAGCTGTAATCCTTATTTTCCAGGGATGAAAAGGTCAAAGGAAGACAGTGCCCTTTATTTGCACAGCATCTCAGGCCTGAGGTTTCCGaagtcaggaaaggaaacatttggttgcaattacaaaacaaagaaacataagtcttaaaaacagacagaaaaatacaaaggaaataaGGAACAGTTGGTTGACCCTGAACATAAGTAGAAATTTCCTTTGCTATTAACATTTTCTGCCATTTAAAGACCTGAAGGATTTTAGTATCCTGGTTTGCCTTCAAACGGTAATCCACTGTATCGCACAGGCATTTCATTATGTTAATATGCTATAAATTTAATTTGAGGAGGAAACCTTTAAGCTTCAAATTTGTCTGTGGCAGTTGAATCAAATGAAATGACATCTGAAATGACAGGCCGTATCCCTCTTGTTCAAGGCGAGGACATAAGGAAGACATCGGGATATAGAAATTGTTTTGAATAGCAAACAAAAAGCCTCACCAGTTTTCACTTTAAGCTCTTTGAAGTCAAAAATGGCAACACCAGTGGTTTCACTTCCAGTGCCAGCTGTTGTAGGCacttaaaaagaagaacaaggaCAAGAACATGTAATAAATAAAGCCtattaacacaaaataaatcatagggtcatagaatcttagaatgggcccggttggaagggacctttaaaagaTTGTCACACTTCATCTTAACAAGACCAAGTAATGACAAAATGTATGAAGCAAACAGCAGATTTACTGCTGAATACAGCTAGAAGAAAAGTAAGCccaaagggaggggaaaaagtcATGGCAAACTGATTTCAGCAGAAATATGCACAGACCACAGAACACATCCTCTGCTCTTCCCCCTCACTCCCCACACACACCTCTGCTGCTTTACCTGCAATGAGTGGCTTAAGGGGCACAGTgacagcctttcccttccctATAGGAGCATTGACGTAATCCAAGAAGTCTGACGTAGGGCTGGAGGCATACAGGTTGGCAGCCTTACAGGTGTCTATCACAGACCCACCTCCAACGGCAACATAGGCATCAAATTCCCCCTTTTTAGCAAATTCAATGGCATCCAGGAAActtggaaaacaaggaaagcttTCCAATTAGTCAGGGCAAAAAcagcacacaggaaaacaattaaGGCTGGTGTAGAGGTCACAAAGAGGTGTTCAAATGGCTGCAAGGCATGATGAAAGAGCCTCAGCACCCCTTTAAGAAACACGCTGTCAGAAGCAGTACCTCTGGTCTGTTGGCTCCACACGGACGTTGTCGTACATGTGAAAGTTTATACCAGATTTTGCTAAGGAATTCAACACTGCATCTACAGGAGGCAGTTGGGAGAGGTTTCTATCTGTCATCAAACAAACTCTTTTAGCACCCAGATTCTGCAGGTCCTACAGTAACAACGAAATTGAAACAAACAATTGGTGTGGAATCACACACTGACCTATGTAGATTCTACACCAAAACAGCATTTAGTAAAAAGAGGAGTCGCAGATACATACGTACAGGACTACATGGACATAAAGTGGGGGTTC
Encoded proteins:
- the ADHFE1 gene encoding hydroxyacid-oxoacid transhydrogenase, mitochondrial, with product MAAGRDRAVRLLRQLQRAACRCPTHSHTYSQVPERATLRNTDYAFEMAISNIRYGEGVTKEIGMDLQNLGAKRVCLMTDRNLSQLPPVDAVLNSLAKSGINFHMYDNVRVEPTDQSFLDAIEFAKKGEFDAYVAVGGGSVIDTCKAANLYASSPTSDFLDYVNAPIGKGKAVTVPLKPLIAVPTTAGTGSETTGVAIFDFKELKVKTGIASRAIKPTLGIIDPLHTLSMPERIVANSGFDVLCHALESYTALPYKMRSPCPSNPINRPAYQGSNPISDVWALHALRIVAKYLKRAIRNPEDREARANMHLASAFAGIGFGNAGVHLCHGMSYPISGLVKTYKPKDYNVDHSLVPHGLSVVLTSPAVFAFTAQVHPERHLEAAEILGADIRTARIKDAGLILADTLRKFLFDLNVDDGLAAIGYSKADIPALVKGTLPQERVTKLSPRPQTEEDLSALFEASMKLY